DNA sequence from the Candidatus Zixiibacteriota bacterium genome:
TCTGGCTGTCAGTAAGTGAAATAGGGACATCGTAGACATTCTTCATCTGCTCGATATACCAATCAGTATTGGCAAGCGAGAGATTTACCACCCGGACATCCTTGCGGAAGTCATAAACTTCCTGCAGAGCCCAGATCGGAAAAGTATCATTGTCGCCCGATGTGAACAAAATCGCATCCTTTTCACACGACTGTAGGATATTGTATGCGTAATTGTAGGCCAGTCGATTTTGTGATCGGTCACTAAGATAATAGTTTTTCGCCAGAGCGACGCCCGGCAGAAGTATAAGAACACCCGAAGCATAGACAAAAGTTCGGCGGCGACCTTCAGCCCCCGATAATTTTGTAAAGAGCAGGTACATGATTGCCGACACGCCCATACCCATGGCAATTCCAAAAAATACAAAGGCCGGAGTAAAGAAATAATCCCGGTCACGCACCTCGAGATAAGCGTCGCCAGTTTGGAAATTGTATTGCGTGCCATCGGCAAAATTCATATATAACGCAAGTCCCACAGAGGTCAAAAGCAAGAGTGTGAGGATAGGCATGCCTATTTGCATTCGCTTCTTGACAGCCAGTCCGACGCCTAATAGCCCAAGGAGAAAAAATGGCGCAAAGCTCCATCCCGGGCGCGAGTATTGATCTTCAAAATAAGACCAGAAGCCCATATGGGCATGGCGTCCAAGTTGATTTTTTAGCTCACCACGTCTATTAAACATCCGCGTGACCATCGATTCCTGGCCGTACTGTTTGCGGTCAAGAAAATTGATGAAAGTATTGTAGTCACGGGCGGGATTATTTTCGTCAAGACGGGGATTGTGTTCGGATCGAATGGGCAGAAAGAAGTGCGCCGAAAAGCCTACAAAGGCGACAAGGATAACGGCTAGCGATGTCTTCCATTCAAAACGCCAGCCGTTTTGTTTTGCCAACACCGATAATCCGAGAATAACAAGGACACTAATCGGCGTCGCCCAAATATAGAGCGAGAAACTCATCATAATCGTGCTGACCGAAATGATTGCGATAAGAATTCCCCAGTTAATTTTCCTGAAGAGCATTCCGAGCAGAACCAATCCCAGCACACCAGAGATGAGCAGAAAGAGCTGATGCCCGCCCCGTCCATCGGCAAAAAAGACAATCATGGCCAGTTCAAGAATCGCAAAACCGCAGATCAATGCCCAGTCTCGGGCCACGGCTTCCCGGTTGAACATGAAGAAGATCGCGCATACCGGCACGACAAGAAAAACAGTCATGTGAATACCAACACCAAGCAGCGCGAGATACATGGCCAAAACCAATGTCCTGGCTGCCTGCGGTGTGCCCCGCTCTTCGTAAAATCGCACAGCGAGCCAGACTATGGCGACCGAGAGAGCAAGCGCCAAACCATAAACTTCTGCTTCCACCGAATTGC
Encoded proteins:
- a CDS encoding DUF2723 domain-containing protein, which encodes MAEPQIVGSNQFDRTNAVLAGLVFIVSFVVYALTVQRTISYWDCGEFAAAARILGIPHPPGTPLFVIIGRLFSVIPFVEDIALRINYISVISSALTAMFSYLLTVRLVQYFFNGEKQNPLFRFIAYCGGIAGGFFVAFSNTNWGNSVEAEVYGLALALSVAIVWLAVRFYEERGTPQAARTLVLAMYLALLGVGIHMTVFLVVPVCAIFFMFNREAVARDWALICGFAILELAMIVFFADGRGGHQLFLLISGVLGLVLLGMLFRKINWGILIAIISVSTIMMSFSLYIWATPISVLVILGLSVLAKQNGWRFEWKTSLAVILVAFVGFSAHFFLPIRSEHNPRLDENNPARDYNTFINFLDRKQYGQESMVTRMFNRRGELKNQLGRHAHMGFWSYFEDQYSRPGWSFAPFFLLGLLGVGLAVKKRMQIGMPILTLLLLTSVGLALYMNFADGTQYNFQTGDAYLEVRDRDYFFTPAFVFFGIAMGMGVSAIMYLLFTKLSGAEGRRRTFVYASGVLILLPGVALAKNYYLSDRSQNRLAYNYAYNILQSCEKDAILFTSGDNDTFPIWALQEVYDFRKDVRVVNLSLANTDWYIEQMKNVYDVPISLTDSQILWVPIVERGRESSRPVKQFNDRPRRRMTYLQPTILNDRIVKVADMMVDEIVLENKWENPIYF